Proteins co-encoded in one Ralstonia sp. RRA genomic window:
- a CDS encoding META domain-containing protein produces MSQSNRPKPSLLQTPRRVVLTAAALAVLTAATIIGAGCMTPAPTGKPATVATSTAASAPVAQTASTPEAKPAPASALPNPGQATLTQAQGEGRSRFVLVRWQEPGAAPKELPSAEEEGGDPTAQPIAIEFSAGLEAANGVASGYSGCNRFTGPYEKLVSGMRFGSLATTRMACDPARMELETAFLEALKSPLATVGMQPSASGRQGRQVIWKTASGALLQFAERPLTTPAPGPASSPSGQNH; encoded by the coding sequence ATGTCTCAATCGAATCGTCCCAAGCCAAGCCTGCTGCAGACGCCGCGCCGCGTGGTACTGACAGCAGCGGCCTTGGCCGTGCTGACCGCAGCCACCATCATCGGCGCCGGCTGCATGACGCCCGCACCCACTGGCAAGCCCGCTACCGTAGCGACAAGCACCGCGGCTTCCGCCCCTGTCGCGCAAACCGCATCGACGCCTGAAGCGAAGCCGGCTCCCGCCAGCGCCCTACCCAACCCCGGTCAGGCCACCTTGACCCAGGCGCAAGGCGAAGGTCGCTCACGCTTTGTGCTGGTGCGCTGGCAAGAGCCGGGAGCGGCGCCCAAGGAACTGCCGTCGGCGGAGGAGGAGGGGGGCGATCCGACTGCACAGCCGATCGCCATTGAATTCAGCGCAGGCCTGGAAGCTGCCAACGGCGTTGCATCGGGTTACTCGGGTTGCAACCGCTTTACCGGTCCGTACGAGAAGCTCGTCTCGGGCATGCGCTTCGGTAGCCTCGCAACGACACGCATGGCATGTGACCCGGCGCGCATGGAGTTGGAAACGGCTTTCCTGGAAGCGTTGAAATCGCCGCTGGCGACTGTCGGCATGCAGCCGTCGGCTTCGGGGCGACAGGGGCGTCAGGTGATCTGGAAGACTGCCAGCGGCGCACTGCTGCAGTTTGCGGAGCGGCCGCTGACGACGCCAGCACCGGGGCCGGCGTCGTCACCGAGCGGCCAGAACCACTGA
- a CDS encoding DUF1439 domain-containing protein, whose amino-acid sequence MTDSTKPATRSNRFRWWAGAAAVAATVAVVLVACMPTGWTGNGYTFSRGQMQEALARKFPFQRRFLGFFDVTLTNPQISLDPARNRIAIQADASVESGLLRQPLTGPLAISSGLHYDSPTRSIRLDQPSVDRFDLQNVPGGLGQQISGIGSLIAGQLLNDYAVYTFKPEQLKVAGIAVEPGTITVLPEGVHVQAKRP is encoded by the coding sequence ATGACCGACTCCACGAAACCTGCCACTCGCTCGAACCGTTTCCGCTGGTGGGCCGGTGCGGCTGCTGTCGCGGCGACCGTTGCCGTCGTGCTGGTGGCCTGCATGCCGACCGGCTGGACGGGCAACGGCTACACCTTCTCGCGCGGCCAGATGCAGGAAGCACTGGCGCGCAAGTTTCCGTTTCAGCGGCGCTTTCTCGGCTTCTTCGATGTCACGTTGACCAACCCGCAGATTTCGCTGGACCCAGCACGCAACCGTATCGCCATCCAGGCGGATGCGAGCGTGGAAAGCGGCCTGCTGCGCCAACCGCTGACCGGGCCGCTGGCCATCTCCAGCGGCTTGCACTACGACTCGCCCACGCGTTCGATCCGCCTAGACCAACCCAGCGTCGACCGCTTTGATCTGCAGAACGTGCCCGGCGGATTGGGTCAGCAGATCAGCGGGATTGGCTCGTTGATCGCAGGCCAGTTGCTCAATGATTACGCGGTCTACACGTTCAAGCCGGAGCAGTTGAAAGTGGCCGGTATCGCTGTAGAGCCCGGTACAATCACGGTTTTGCCCGAAGGCGTACACGTTCAGGCCAAGCGGCCTTGA
- a CDS encoding YkgJ family cysteine cluster protein has translation MDCRPHCGACCIAPSISSPIPGMPDGKPAGVRCAQLDDANRCRIFGHPERPAVCGSLQPEPDMCGATAVHAMQFLTQLEIATAAH, from the coding sequence ATGGACTGCCGACCCCACTGTGGCGCGTGTTGCATCGCGCCTTCCATCTCCAGCCCGATTCCCGGTATGCCCGACGGCAAGCCGGCCGGCGTGCGCTGTGCGCAGCTGGATGACGCCAACCGCTGCCGCATCTTCGGCCACCCGGAGCGCCCGGCGGTGTGCGGCAGTCTGCAGCCCGAACCCGACATGTGTGGCGCCACGGCGGTGCACGCCATGCAGTTCCTGACCCAACTCGAAATTGCCACTGCGGCGCATTGA
- a CDS encoding TolC family outer membrane protein produces the protein MSVARSHRARFAVRGSLVVLFWSMTPLLAWAQTPAPEVPAATDLLSAYRAALANDPQFASARAQSLAQREKLTQGRAGLLPQIGGAWSSTRIIFDQNAPVDFNKTFSSTGWTLSLSQPLFRWDRWETYKQGEIAAQAAEASLAQAQLDLIARTAQAYFDVLNAQDTLQLATAQRDAIQQQYEQARRNFDVGNANITDANDAQARRDSIDATVIAARSDLEVKQSALKQIVGEPVGTLAGVRTGVALPQPEPATPGPWVDQARSGNLQVALAQYNLQSAERDVKKANAGHLPSVDLVAQTGHTNASGNQYIPSLPGGARFESSQIGVQVSIPIFAGGAIQSRVRENIALETKAASDLEYARRAAEQGARQAYIGVIAGLAQVKALEAAELSARTAYDSNQLAYGVGVRIGTDVLNAQAQLFQARRDLARARYDTIVNGLRLKSAAGSLNEADVIQVNTLLTANGSSDITALPPRAAKPALAKSTPTAAKPAKR, from the coding sequence ATGAGTGTTGCTCGCAGTCACCGCGCGCGGTTTGCCGTGCGCGGTTCGCTTGTTGTGCTGTTCTGGTCGATGACGCCGCTGCTGGCGTGGGCGCAAACGCCTGCGCCTGAAGTACCGGCCGCGACCGACCTTCTCTCCGCTTACCGCGCCGCGCTGGCCAACGATCCGCAATTCGCATCGGCCCGCGCGCAATCGCTCGCGCAGCGCGAAAAGCTCACGCAGGGCCGTGCCGGGCTGTTGCCCCAGATTGGCGGTGCATGGAGCTCGACGCGCATCATCTTCGACCAGAACGCGCCGGTCGATTTCAACAAGACCTTCTCGTCGACGGGCTGGACGCTGTCGCTCTCGCAACCGCTGTTCCGCTGGGATCGCTGGGAGACTTACAAGCAAGGCGAGATTGCCGCGCAAGCGGCTGAGGCCTCGCTCGCGCAGGCGCAACTCGATCTGATCGCGCGCACGGCGCAGGCCTACTTCGACGTGCTCAATGCGCAAGACACGCTGCAGCTGGCCACCGCGCAGCGCGACGCGATCCAGCAGCAGTACGAGCAGGCGCGCCGCAACTTCGACGTCGGTAACGCCAACATCACCGATGCCAACGATGCGCAAGCGCGGCGCGATTCCATCGATGCAACGGTCATTGCCGCGCGCAGTGACCTTGAAGTCAAACAGTCAGCACTCAAGCAGATCGTCGGCGAGCCGGTCGGCACGTTGGCGGGTGTACGCACCGGCGTGGCGCTGCCGCAGCCGGAACCGGCAACCCCCGGTCCCTGGGTCGACCAGGCACGCAGCGGCAACCTGCAGGTGGCGTTGGCCCAGTACAACCTGCAGAGCGCTGAACGCGACGTGAAGAAGGCCAACGCCGGCCATCTGCCCTCCGTCGACCTCGTCGCGCAGACGGGTCATACCAACGCGAGCGGCAACCAGTACATTCCGTCGCTGCCAGGCGGCGCGCGCTTTGAGAGTTCGCAGATCGGCGTGCAGGTATCGATCCCGATCTTCGCGGGCGGTGCAATCCAGTCGCGCGTGCGCGAGAACATCGCGCTGGAGACCAAGGCCGCGAGCGATCTGGAGTACGCCCGCCGCGCCGCCGAACAAGGCGCACGGCAAGCGTATATCGGCGTGATTGCAGGGCTGGCGCAGGTGAAGGCGCTGGAAGCGGCCGAACTGTCGGCGCGTACGGCGTATGACTCCAACCAGCTCGCCTATGGCGTGGGCGTGCGCATCGGCACCGACGTGCTGAATGCGCAAGCGCAACTGTTCCAGGCGCGGCGCGACCTGGCCCGCGCGCGCTACGACACCATCGTCAATGGCTTGCGTCTGAAATCTGCCGCCGGCTCGCTCAACGAGGCGGATGTGATTCAGGTGAACACGCTGCTCACGGCGAACGGCTCAAGCGACATCACCGCCCTGCCGCCGCGCGCTGCCAAGCCGGCATTGGCAAAATCGACGCCTACCGCTGCCAAACCCGCCAAGCGCTGA
- a CDS encoding TetR/AcrR family transcriptional regulator, with translation MTDREPESSAKRWTRRKEARPQELVAAALSLFVARGYAATRLEDVASAAGVSKGTVYLYFANKEELFKAVVQENLLPALAEGEALIDTFEGTTEALLHEILMGWWELIGESPASGLTKLLMAESGNFPDLAQYYNEEVIERCDRLFARILARGVAQGEFRETDVDLTTLALTAPMLFLMMWKHSFGPCASKVLEPKAFITHVVALVLHGLLRNPVPGAVIPPPPPLTAQPWRTQSDVDGDANGGTKS, from the coding sequence GTGACCGATCGAGAACCCGAGTCTTCCGCCAAACGCTGGACCCGCCGCAAGGAAGCCCGCCCACAGGAGTTGGTGGCGGCGGCGCTCAGCCTGTTCGTGGCGCGCGGCTACGCGGCTACGCGGCTGGAAGACGTGGCCTCGGCGGCCGGCGTGTCCAAGGGCACCGTCTACCTGTACTTCGCCAATAAGGAAGAGCTGTTCAAGGCCGTGGTGCAGGAAAACCTGCTGCCCGCGCTGGCCGAGGGCGAAGCTCTGATCGACACGTTTGAAGGCACGACCGAAGCGCTTCTGCATGAAATCCTGATGGGCTGGTGGGAGCTGATTGGCGAATCGCCGGCCTCGGGCCTGACCAAGCTGCTGATGGCCGAGTCGGGCAACTTTCCCGATCTGGCGCAGTACTACAACGAAGAAGTCATCGAACGCTGCGATCGCCTGTTCGCGCGCATCCTGGCGCGCGGCGTGGCCCAGGGCGAGTTCCGCGAAACCGACGTGGACCTGACCACGCTGGCGCTGACCGCCCCGATGCTCTTCCTGATGATGTGGAAGCACTCGTTCGGCCCGTGCGCCTCCAAGGTGCTGGAGCCGAAAGCGTTCATCACGCATGTGGTGGCGCTGGTGCTGCATGGCCTGTTGCGCAATCCGGTGCCCGGCGCTGTGATTCCGCCGCCACCTCCGCTCACGGCGCAGCCCTGGCGCACCCAGTCCGACGTCGATGGTGATGCCAACGGGGGCACCAAGTCGTGA
- a CDS encoding rhodanese-like domain-containing protein: MQQLAPSALAQWLADASRAKPVLLDVRWAEEVEICALPGITHIPMNEIQVRAGELQADQDIVCICHHGGRSAQVAQYLIVHAGFDPARVYNLQGGVHAWANQVDPQMATY; encoded by the coding sequence ATGCAACAGCTCGCTCCCTCCGCCCTCGCTCAATGGCTCGCCGACGCATCGCGCGCGAAGCCCGTCCTGCTCGACGTGCGCTGGGCTGAAGAGGTGGAGATCTGCGCCCTGCCTGGCATCACACACATTCCGATGAATGAGATCCAGGTACGTGCCGGCGAGCTGCAAGCTGACCAAGACATCGTCTGCATCTGCCACCACGGCGGACGCAGCGCGCAGGTTGCGCAGTATCTGATCGTGCATGCCGGCTTTGATCCGGCCCGCGTCTACAACCTGCAAGGCGGCGTCCATGCCTGGGCCAACCAGGTGGACCCGCAGATGGCGACGTACTGA
- a CDS encoding protein-L-isoaspartate O-methyltransferase, translated as MDIEKSRFNMIEQQIRPWDVLDTDVLDLLAVVKREHYVPEAYRALAFVDMEIPLAGGQNMLAPRVEARVLQELAVRKHEDVLEIGAGSGYMAALLAHRGRQVTTLDIVPELIAFARDNLTRNGVTNVDVVEASGAQGWGHDLYDVICVSGSVPAVPEALLKQLKVGGRLSIFVGGAPVMEAQLITRISNTEYQTRNLFETYVTPLVGVSAPSQFRF; from the coding sequence ATGGACATCGAAAAATCCCGGTTCAACATGATCGAGCAGCAAATCCGTCCGTGGGACGTGCTCGACACCGACGTGCTCGACCTGCTGGCCGTCGTCAAACGCGAACACTACGTGCCCGAGGCTTATCGCGCACTGGCCTTCGTTGACATGGAAATCCCGCTGGCCGGCGGCCAGAACATGCTGGCCCCGCGCGTGGAAGCCCGCGTGCTGCAAGAGTTGGCCGTGCGCAAGCATGAAGACGTGCTGGAAATCGGCGCGGGCTCCGGCTACATGGCTGCCCTGCTAGCCCACCGCGGCCGCCAGGTCACCACGCTGGACATCGTGCCCGAGCTGATCGCCTTTGCCCGCGACAACCTCACGCGCAACGGCGTGACCAATGTCGACGTGGTCGAAGCCAGCGGCGCGCAAGGCTGGGGCCATGACCTGTATGACGTGATCTGCGTCTCGGGCTCTGTGCCGGCCGTGCCGGAAGCCCTGCTCAAGCAACTCAAGGTGGGTGGCCGCCTCTCGATCTTCGTGGGAGGCGCGCCGGTCATGGAAGCGCAGCTCATCACGCGCATCTCCAACACCGAATACCAGACGCGCAATCTGTTCGAGACCTACGTGACGCCGCTGGTGGGCGTGTCCGCACCCTCGCAGTTCCGCTTCTGA
- a CDS encoding undecaprenyl-diphosphate phosphatase produces MDIALVIKALILGIVEGLTEFLPISSTGHLILAGQLLDFNDEKGKIFEIVIQFGAILAVCWEFRHKIIEVVKGLPSDPRQQRFAINVIVATIPAITLALIFGKSIKAHLFNPIVVASAFIIGGFVILWAEWRERHRGETHDPRANALLEAAKAGAPRIETLDDLRISDAIKVGFAQCFALIPGTSRSGSTIIGGLLFGLSRKVATEFSFFLAIPVIFGATVYELYKSRALLSADDLSIFAVGFVAAFISAFFCVRWLLKFIATHDFRGFAWYRIIFGVIVLVTAYTHLIAWQA; encoded by the coding sequence ATGGACATTGCACTTGTCATCAAAGCGCTGATTCTCGGCATCGTCGAAGGTCTGACCGAGTTTCTTCCTATCTCCAGCACGGGCCACCTGATCCTGGCCGGCCAGTTGCTCGACTTCAATGACGAGAAGGGCAAGATCTTTGAAATCGTGATCCAGTTCGGCGCCATCCTGGCGGTGTGCTGGGAGTTCCGCCACAAGATCATCGAGGTCGTAAAGGGCTTGCCCAGCGACCCGCGCCAGCAGCGCTTCGCCATCAACGTGATCGTGGCGACGATTCCTGCGATCACGCTCGCGCTGATCTTCGGCAAGTCGATCAAGGCGCATCTGTTCAACCCCATCGTGGTGGCATCTGCCTTCATCATTGGCGGATTCGTGATTCTGTGGGCCGAATGGCGCGAGCGCCATCGCGGCGAGACGCACGACCCGCGCGCCAATGCGCTGCTCGAAGCCGCCAAGGCCGGCGCGCCGCGCATTGAAACGCTCGACGACCTGCGCATCTCCGACGCCATCAAGGTCGGCTTCGCACAGTGCTTTGCGCTGATTCCGGGCACGTCGCGCTCGGGCTCAACCATCATCGGTGGTCTGCTGTTCGGCCTCTCGCGCAAGGTGGCAACGGAGTTCTCGTTCTTCCTCGCCATCCCCGTGATCTTTGGGGCAACGGTGTACGAGCTGTACAAGTCGCGCGCGCTGCTGTCGGCGGATGATCTGTCGATCTTCGCGGTGGGTTTCGTGGCCGCGTTCATCTCCGCATTCTTCTGCGTGCGCTGGCTGCTGAAGTTCATTGCCACGCACGATTTCCGCGGCTTTGCGTGGTATCGGATCATCTTCGGCGTGATCGTGCTGGTGACGGCTTACACGCATCTCATCGCCTGGCAAGCCTAA
- the trmB gene encoding tRNA (guanosine(46)-N7)-methyltransferase TrmB has translation MQPIEQPGTGPADTTPESQDINAAEDAESGTETGHPRRIRSYVRRAGRTSTGQQRAIDELGPRFQLPYAAEPLDWEAAFGRTGAKRIFEIGFGMGETTAHIAQLRPDDDFLGVEVHEPGVGALLKLIGEREIGNIRICSHDAVEVLAHMIPEGTLDGIHVFFPDPWHKKRHNKRRLIQSPFVARLAAHLKPGGYLHCATDWEEYAHQMLEVLSAEPTLENTADGFAPRPDYRPVTKFEKRGLRLGHGVWDVVFRKR, from the coding sequence ATGCAGCCCATCGAACAGCCGGGCACCGGCCCCGCCGACACCACGCCGGAATCGCAAGACATCAACGCCGCCGAAGACGCTGAAAGCGGCACGGAAACCGGCCACCCACGCCGCATCCGCTCTTACGTGCGCCGCGCCGGTCGTACGTCTACCGGCCAGCAGCGCGCCATCGACGAACTCGGCCCGCGCTTCCAACTCCCCTACGCCGCCGAGCCGCTCGACTGGGAAGCTGCCTTCGGGCGCACCGGCGCGAAGCGCATCTTCGAGATCGGCTTCGGCATGGGCGAAACCACGGCCCACATCGCACAACTGCGTCCGGACGATGATTTCCTGGGCGTGGAAGTGCACGAGCCGGGCGTGGGTGCGCTGCTCAAGCTGATCGGCGAACGCGAGATCGGCAACATCCGCATCTGCTCGCACGATGCGGTGGAAGTGCTGGCGCACATGATTCCGGAAGGCACGCTGGATGGCATCCACGTGTTCTTCCCGGACCCGTGGCACAAGAAGCGCCACAACAAGCGGCGCCTGATCCAGAGCCCGTTCGTGGCGCGCCTGGCCGCCCACTTGAAGCCGGGCGGCTATCTGCACTGCGCGACGGACTGGGAGGAATACGCCCACCAGATGCTGGAGGTGCTGTCCGCCGAGCCGACGCTTGAGAACACCGCCGACGGCTTCGCGCCGCGCCCCGACTATCGCCCCGTCACCAAGTTCGAGAAGCGAGGCCTACGCCTCGGACACGGCGTGTGGGACGTGGTCTTCCGCAAGCGCTGA
- the waaA gene encoding lipid IV(A) 3-deoxy-D-manno-octulosonic acid transferase has protein sequence MLRFLYRLLWRIALPVALLRLWWRGRKEPGYRQHVGERLGFYPSRANPDRPLLWVHAVSVGETRAAQPLIDALLARFPHHAVLLTHMTPTGRRTGAEFAAQRNGRVIQAYLPYDLTGAVDRFLRHFQPRLGLLMETEIWPVLIERAYAAGVPMVLVNGRLSARSHRRTARLGDAARETYAQLAAVLAQTPDDADRYRSLGVPRVRVTGNLKFDITPHVDQIMAGRVLREALHARYGRVAWAAASTREGEEALLLDAWQAHRAQHVGRRHPLLILVPRHPQRFDEVAQLAERAGLRVARRSAMTVSAAGMADDAGLGEADVLLGDSMGEMALYYAAAEAAFIGGSLLPLGGQNLIEACAVGTPVVIGPHTFNFAQATRDAVAAGACVQVDDAAAVMRVIDRWLSDADARETASRAALAFAATHGGATARTVEAVASLVLPTL, from the coding sequence ATGCTGCGCTTCCTGTATCGCCTGCTGTGGCGCATTGCGCTGCCTGTCGCATTGCTGCGCTTGTGGTGGCGTGGTCGCAAGGAGCCCGGCTATCGCCAGCACGTTGGCGAGCGGCTCGGGTTCTACCCCTCGCGCGCAAATCCAGATCGCCCGCTGCTGTGGGTGCATGCCGTGTCTGTTGGTGAGACGCGTGCCGCGCAGCCGCTCATCGATGCGCTGCTCGCGCGCTTTCCGCACCATGCCGTGCTGCTCACGCACATGACGCCGACCGGCCGCCGCACGGGCGCCGAGTTTGCCGCGCAGCGCAATGGCCGCGTCATCCAGGCGTATCTGCCGTATGACCTGACGGGTGCCGTCGACCGGTTCCTGCGCCACTTCCAGCCGCGTCTCGGCTTGTTGATGGAGACGGAGATCTGGCCGGTGTTGATCGAGCGTGCCTACGCCGCCGGCGTGCCGATGGTGCTCGTCAACGGGCGTCTGTCGGCGCGCAGTCATCGGCGTACAGCGCGCCTGGGCGATGCCGCACGCGAGACGTATGCACAGTTGGCCGCCGTGCTGGCGCAGACGCCGGATGATGCCGATCGCTATCGCTCGCTCGGTGTGCCGCGTGTGCGCGTGACGGGCAACCTGAAGTTCGACATCACACCGCACGTCGACCAGATCATGGCGGGCCGCGTACTGCGCGAAGCCCTGCACGCGCGGTATGGGCGTGTGGCCTGGGCGGCCGCCAGCACGCGTGAAGGGGAAGAGGCGTTGCTGCTGGATGCTTGGCAGGCCCACCGTGCACAGCATGTCGGGCGTCGGCATCCGCTATTGATTCTCGTGCCGCGCCATCCGCAACGCTTTGATGAGGTGGCACAGCTTGCCGAGCGCGCGGGCTTGCGTGTTGCGCGTCGCAGCGCGATGACGGTCTCGGCCGCTGGCATGGCGGATGACGCCGGTTTGGGCGAAGCGGATGTCCTGCTTGGCGATTCGATGGGCGAGATGGCGCTGTACTACGCCGCCGCCGAAGCCGCATTCATTGGCGGCAGCCTGTTGCCGCTGGGTGGTCAGAACTTGATCGAGGCATGTGCCGTTGGCACGCCGGTGGTCATCGGCCCGCACACGTTCAACTTTGCGCAGGCCACGCGCGATGCTGTGGCCGCAGGTGCCTGCGTGCAGGTGGATGATGCGGCGGCGGTGATGCGCGTGATTGACAGGTGGCTGTCCGACGCCGATGCGCGCGAGACCGCATCACGCGCCGCGCTGGCCTTTGCTGCCACGCATGGCGGGGCGACGGCACGTACGGTGGAGGCGGTGGCATCGCTTGTATTGCCGACGCTGTAA
- a CDS encoding NADH:flavin oxidoreductase/NADH oxidase yields the protein MSALFQPFSLRGLTLENRIVISPMCQYSADNGQATAWHHTHLGSLSLSGAGLLMIEATAVSPEGRITNGCLGLWDDATEAALARTLAAIRQNALVPIGMQIAHAGRKASSARPWEGGALLPLDAGGWETMGPSALSQRPEERAPREMTDADLARVRDAFVATARRAVRLGLAAIELHAAHGYLLHEFLSPIANQRTDAYGGSRENRMRYPLEIFDAVRAVVPDNIPVGVRVSATDWVEGGWTPEDSVVFAQALRARGCDWIDASSGGVSPLQQIPLSTGYQVPFAEKIRNEADIPTIAVGLINEAHEAEAIVAEGRADLVAVGRAFLYNPHWAWAAAAELGATVKAPPQYWRAFPRHAKNLFGETHFGAR from the coding sequence ATGAGTGCACTCTTCCAGCCTTTTTCCCTACGCGGTCTCACGCTTGAGAACCGCATCGTCATCTCGCCGATGTGCCAGTACTCGGCCGACAACGGCCAGGCGACTGCGTGGCATCACACGCACCTAGGTAGCCTGTCGCTTTCGGGTGCAGGCTTGCTGATGATCGAGGCGACCGCCGTATCGCCGGAAGGGCGCATCACCAATGGCTGCCTGGGTTTGTGGGACGACGCGACGGAAGCCGCGTTGGCGCGCACGCTCGCGGCCATTCGCCAGAATGCGCTCGTGCCGATCGGCATGCAGATTGCGCACGCCGGCCGCAAGGCATCGAGTGCGCGCCCGTGGGAAGGCGGCGCGCTGCTGCCGCTCGACGCCGGCGGTTGGGAAACGATGGGCCCGTCCGCGCTATCGCAACGCCCTGAAGAGCGTGCGCCGCGCGAAATGACGGACGCCGACCTTGCCCGCGTACGTGATGCGTTTGTCGCCACCGCGCGCCGCGCTGTGCGCCTGGGGTTGGCGGCCATCGAGCTGCACGCTGCGCACGGCTATCTGCTGCACGAATTCCTCTCGCCGATTGCCAATCAGCGCACCGATGCCTATGGCGGCTCACGCGAGAACCGCATGCGTTATCCGCTAGAGATTTTCGATGCCGTGCGCGCCGTGGTGCCGGACAACATTCCGGTGGGCGTGCGCGTGTCGGCCACAGACTGGGTGGAGGGCGGCTGGACGCCGGAGGATTCGGTGGTGTTTGCGCAGGCGTTGCGCGCGCGCGGTTGCGACTGGATCGATGCGTCTTCAGGCGGCGTATCGCCGCTGCAGCAGATTCCGCTCTCAACCGGCTATCAGGTGCCGTTTGCCGAGAAGATCCGCAACGAAGCGGACATCCCGACCATTGCTGTCGGCCTCATCAACGAGGCGCACGAGGCCGAGGCCATTGTGGCGGAGGGACGTGCGGACCTGGTCGCGGTTGGTCGCGCCTTCCTCTACAACCCGCACTGGGCCTGGGCTGCGGCGGCGGAACTGGGCGCCACCGTCAAGGCGCCGCCGCAGTATTGGCGCGCCTTCCCGCGTCACGCCAAGAACCTCTTCGGCGAGACGCATTTCGGCGCGCGATGA